The following nucleotide sequence is from Halococcus saccharolyticus DSM 5350.
TGTGATGTCGTTGTCCCACAATCGCGGACGAGACGGTGGTTCGCGGCTCGGCTTCATCGGCAGAGGAGCGGGACTACTCGCGGCCCTCGTTGGACTGCTCGGTGCTGGCTATCTGCTCGTCATATCCGTGATTCCATATCTGTTTGTCGACGGCGCAACGCTCGCCGCCGAGAACGCACCAGTAATGCTTTTCTGGTCGGCTGTCGTCATTGCGCTCTCGCTTGGCGTTGGTTACTGGGCGTGGACAGAACAAGTCTGGCGTGTGTGGGGACTGGCGGTGGCAGTGTCGGTGTTTTCGGTGCTTTCGCTGTTCAGCATTGGCAGCGTGATCGTCCCACTTGCGGTTCTGTCGGTGATCGCCGCCGTTCTGTTGACCGTCGAGCGTCGCACAGCAGTACGATGACTATTCGGTGGTGAGCCGCCAGTCAGTCGGCAGCCGCCGGCTCGCCGTCGTCACGGTCGACCCGTTCGAGTTCGCGACGTGGGAGATACTCGCGGAACCGGTCGACGATGGCGCGCGCGTCGTCGAGTTCCGCACCGCCAACCGCCCGCACCAGCGCCAGTGCACGCCGCGCACGGGTGCGCCGCCACGATTCCTCACGGGACTCGTAGGTCCGGATCGCCCGCAGGAAGTCCTTTTTCGCGAACGCCGGCCAGTAGGGCGTACAGAAAAAGACCGCAGCCTCGTTGCCGTTCGCATGCCACGGGAGGAAGTTCGAGGTGCGTTCGTCCCCACCGGTGCGGATGATGAGGTCGACGTCGCGCGTCGGCCCTTCGTAGAGCCGGCGGTCGATCTCGTCGGCATCGATCTCGTGTGGCGCGAGGTCACCTCCATCGACCGCACGGGCAGCGTCACGGGCCGCTCCCAACAACTCGGCGCGGCCGCCGTACGCGAGCGCGATGTTGAGTTGGAGGGTATCGTACCCACTGGTACGGCTCTCGGCGTACTCGACGGCGTCGCGGAGATGCGCTGGCAGCCGGTCGGTCTCGCCGATCGCCCGAATGCCGACCTCCCGGTCGTGGACGCGCTCGGCGTCGGCGAACTCCCGGAGCTTCTCGTCGAGTAGTGCGAAGAGGTGTTCGTTCTCCTCGGGCGGGCGGTCGAAGTTCTCGGTCGAGAAGGTGTAGAGCGTGAGTTCCTCGACACCGACGTCCGCACACCAATCGAGCACCTGCTCGGTGGTTTTCACGCCAGCCCGGTGGCCATCGGAGGCGTCCTTACCACGCTCGTCGGCGTACCGTCGGTTGCCGTCCTGGATCACGGCGACGTGGGAGGGTGCGCCGTCGACCTCGCGTTCGAGCAGACGTTCGTACGTCCGATCGAGCAAGCGACGCGCGCTGGAAGGCATTACAGTTCGCACTCGCGCGGGTGAAATGAGTCTTATGCCACGTCGCGCTGGCGGTAACGAGGAAGAAGTGAGGAACTGGATGACCGGGATTTGCGCAGGTTTTTATGTCCCCGGTGCGTCGGATCGAGTGCAATGGCGACAGGTACGGTCGATTTCTTCAACGACACGGGCGGTTACGGCTTCATCGACAGCGAGGACTCCGAGGAGGACGTCTTCTTCCACATGGAAGACATCGGCGGCCCCGACCTCGAAGAGGGCCAGGAGGTCGAGTTCGACATCGTGCAGGCGGACAAGGGTCCGCGCGCGGAAAACCTCGAACGGCTGTAATCATGGCGAACGGCACAGTAGACTTCTTCAACGACACGGGCGGGTACGGTTTCATCGACAGCGACGACTCCGAGGAAGACGTGTTCTTCCACATGGAGGACGTCGGCGGCCCCGATCTCGAAGAGGGCCAGGAGGTCGAGTTCGACATCGTGCAGGCGGACAAGGGTCCGCGCGCCGAGAACCTCGAACGGCTGTAACGGCGACCTTCGAACACAATATTTGCTCCCGGCGAGCGGCGGCTCCATCGATCGCTCT
It contains:
- a CDS encoding cold-shock protein, with translation MANGTVDFFNDTGGYGFIDSDDSEEDVFFHMEDVGGPDLEEGQEVEFDIVQADKGPRAENLERL
- a CDS encoding cold-shock protein, which encodes MATGTVDFFNDTGGYGFIDSEDSEEDVFFHMEDIGGPDLEEGQEVEFDIVQADKGPRAENLERL
- the uppS gene encoding polyprenyl diphosphate synthase — its product is MPSSARRLLDRTYERLLEREVDGAPSHVAVIQDGNRRYADERGKDASDGHRAGVKTTEQVLDWCADVGVEELTLYTFSTENFDRPPEENEHLFALLDEKLREFADAERVHDREVGIRAIGETDRLPAHLRDAVEYAESRTSGYDTLQLNIALAYGGRAELLGAARDAARAVDGGDLAPHEIDADEIDRRLYEGPTRDVDLIIRTGGDERTSNFLPWHANGNEAAVFFCTPYWPAFAKKDFLRAIRTYESREESWRRTRARRALALVRAVGGAELDDARAIVDRFREYLPRRELERVDRDDGEPAAAD